In Janibacter alkaliphilus, the following proteins share a genomic window:
- the atpB gene encoding F0F1 ATP synthase subunit A produces MTLTAPASISTLAPAASGGEGFEAPTPAIFWQPLFEVGGITVTNQMAWAGIITAVLCVVMVRLSKNAAVVPSKGQWLFEGFYNFPRNTVARDMIGTKEFKRFLPLLVSLFAMVLFFNLAGSFFLTMNPVTGKIAFPIAMTVVVYVVYHWIGFQRMGFVGYFKHMVPPGLPGWIAPVIFLLELVTYFITRPLTLALRLFGNMFAGHMVVYLFVTAGAYFLLDADGILLRLMSLPTFLMAGVMILFELLVQFLQAFVFVLLTASYIAGALADDH; encoded by the coding sequence GTGACTCTGACTGCGCCCGCGTCCATCAGCACGCTCGCGCCCGCGGCCAGCGGCGGTGAGGGCTTCGAGGCCCCCACCCCGGCGATCTTCTGGCAGCCGCTCTTCGAGGTCGGCGGCATCACCGTGACCAACCAGATGGCCTGGGCCGGCATCATCACCGCGGTCCTGTGCGTCGTCATGGTGCGGCTGAGCAAGAACGCCGCGGTCGTCCCGAGCAAGGGCCAGTGGCTCTTCGAGGGCTTCTACAACTTCCCCCGCAACACCGTCGCGCGGGACATGATCGGGACCAAGGAGTTCAAGCGGTTCCTGCCGCTCCTGGTGAGCCTCTTCGCCATGGTGCTCTTCTTCAACCTGGCCGGCTCCTTCTTCCTCACCATGAACCCGGTCACCGGCAAGATCGCCTTCCCGATTGCGATGACCGTCGTCGTCTACGTCGTCTACCACTGGATCGGCTTCCAGCGGATGGGCTTCGTCGGCTACTTCAAGCACATGGTGCCCCCGGGCCTGCCGGGCTGGATCGCGCCGGTGATCTTCCTGCTGGAGCTGGTGACCTACTTCATCACCCGCCCGCTGACGCTCGCCCTGCGACTCTTCGGCAACATGTTCGCCGGCCACATGGTGGTCTACCTCTTCGTCACCGCCGGTGCCTACTTCCTGCTAGACGCCGACGGCATCCTGCTGCGGCTGATGTCCCTGCCGACCTTCCTCATGGCCGGGGTGATGATCCTCTTCGAGCTCCTGGTGCAGTTCCTCCAGGCGTTCGTCTTCGTCCTGCTCACCGCCAGCTACATCGCGGGGGCGCTCGCCGACGACCACTGA
- a CDS encoding AtpZ/AtpI family protein, translated as MSRRRQDAAPRLVTKALPDPDHQRAAEARYARDETAPHPAAQADAMGATVLAYLITGPLLFGGLGWLVDQWLGTAFLVALGAVCGMALSLYTIWLRYGTSQAPTPARGESALPGAEPQNEENQ; from the coding sequence ATGAGCCGGCGTCGGCAGGATGCCGCCCCCCGGCTGGTGACGAAGGCGCTTCCCGATCCTGACCACCAGCGTGCGGCCGAGGCTCGGTACGCGCGCGACGAGACGGCCCCGCACCCCGCGGCGCAGGCCGACGCGATGGGCGCGACGGTCCTGGCCTACCTCATCACCGGCCCGCTGCTCTTCGGCGGTCTCGGCTGGCTGGTCGACCAGTGGCTGGGCACGGCCTTCCTCGTGGCCCTCGGGGCCGTGTGCGGGATGGCCCTGTCGCTCTACACGATCTGGCTCCGGTACGGTACGTCCCAGGCACCCACCCCTGCCCGCGGCGAGTCTGCGCTGCCCGGTGCCGAGCCACAGAACGAGGAGAATCAGTGA
- a CDS encoding glycosyltransferase family 4 protein — protein MREYLFVFLVALAVTYVSVPAMRALAVRVGAFTPVRERDVHAVPIPRLGGVAMLLGYAASTLVASQLPFLTQIFDTGELLGVLAGGAIVCLLGAIDDVRELDPLTKLGGQLVAAAIMAFAGVQLFSLPIGVVTVLPSPILVLITVLVVLLCINAVNFIDGLDGLAGGMVAIASGAFFAYSYLISSGYNPPNVFSSASFIAAALLGCCLGFLPHNVFPARLFMGDSGSMLLGLLLAAATISTTGTVNPTDVSADPLAATVLPLLIPISIILLPLLDVVWAIGRRTLRGQHPWEADSQHLHHRMLQIGHGHRRAVLLLWLWAGVVALGAVSLVFVPVPVAVASLVLMLAVAAALTAWLPRYSRPGHRPKTFDAHGRRLDA, from the coding sequence ATGCGCGAGTACCTCTTCGTCTTCCTCGTCGCGCTCGCCGTCACCTACGTCTCGGTGCCGGCGATGCGCGCGCTCGCCGTGCGGGTGGGGGCCTTCACCCCGGTGCGGGAGCGGGACGTGCACGCGGTGCCGATCCCGCGGCTGGGCGGGGTGGCGATGCTGCTGGGCTACGCGGCTTCCACCCTGGTGGCCTCCCAGCTGCCCTTCCTCACCCAGATCTTCGACACCGGTGAGCTGCTCGGGGTGCTGGCCGGTGGTGCCATCGTCTGCCTGCTCGGCGCGATCGACGACGTGCGCGAGCTCGACCCGCTGACCAAGCTCGGCGGTCAGCTCGTCGCCGCGGCGATCATGGCCTTCGCCGGGGTGCAGCTCTTCTCGCTGCCGATCGGCGTGGTCACCGTGCTGCCCTCGCCGATCCTCGTGCTCATCACCGTGCTCGTGGTGCTGCTGTGCATCAACGCGGTGAACTTCATCGACGGTCTGGACGGCCTGGCCGGGGGGATGGTGGCGATCGCCAGCGGCGCCTTCTTCGCCTACAGCTACCTCATCTCCTCCGGCTACAACCCGCCCAACGTCTTCTCCTCGGCGAGCTTCATCGCCGCGGCGCTGCTGGGCTGCTGCCTGGGCTTCCTGCCGCACAACGTCTTCCCGGCACGGCTCTTCATGGGCGACTCCGGCTCGATGCTGCTGGGGCTGCTGCTGGCCGCGGCGACGATCAGCACCACCGGCACGGTCAACCCCACCGACGTCAGCGCCGACCCGCTGGCCGCCACGGTGCTGCCGCTGCTCATCCCGATCTCGATCATCCTGCTGCCGCTGCTCGACGTCGTCTGGGCGATCGGCAGACGCACCCTGCGCGGGCAGCACCCGTGGGAGGCCGACAGCCAGCACCTGCACCACCGGATGCTGCAGATCGGTCACGGGCACCGCCGCGCGGTCCTGCTGCTGTGGCTGTGGGCCGGGGTGGTGGCGCTCGGTGCGGTGAGCCTCGTCTTCGTCCCGGTCCCGGTCGCGGTGGCCTCGCTGGTGCTCATGCTGGCCGTCGCGGCCGCGCTGACCGCCTGGCTGCCGCGCTACTCCCGACCCGGGCACCGGCCGAAGACCTTCGACGCCCACGGGCGCCGTCTCGACGCCTGA
- the atpA gene encoding F0F1 ATP synthase subunit alpha gives MTELSIRPEEIRDALDGYVQSYNPGAASREEVGRVTDTGDGIAHVEGLPSAMTNELLQFEDGTLGLALNLDVHEIGVVILGDFSNIEEGQEVKRTGEVLSVPVGDGFLGRVVDPLGQPIDGLGEIAAETRRALELQAPTVVQRKSVHEPLQTGLKAVDAMTPVGRGQRQLIIGDRQTGKTTVAVDTIINQKEYWETGDPEKQVRCIYVAIGQKGSTIASVKGTLEEAGAMEYTTIVAAPASDAAGFKYLAPFTGSAIGQHWMYQGKHVLIVFDDLSKQAEAYRAMSLLLRRPPGREAYPGDVFYLHSRLLERCAKLSDDLGAGSMTGLPIIETKAGDVSAYIPTNVISITDGQIYLQADLFNSDVRPAIDVGISVSRVGGDAQIKAMKKVSGRLKLDLAQYRQLEAFAMFASDLDPASKQQLARGARLVELLKQRQSDPMPVEEQVVAIWAGTTGQLDSIPTGDVQRFEAEFIDHLRRTKQDLLDGIRESGKFEDSTSEALESEIASFKQGFQPSGDDELVATDESDDDEDGQDPTQEQIVTQKR, from the coding sequence ATGACGGAGCTTTCGATCCGTCCGGAGGAGATCCGGGACGCCCTGGACGGCTACGTCCAGTCCTACAACCCGGGCGCCGCCTCCCGCGAGGAGGTCGGTCGCGTCACCGACACCGGTGACGGCATCGCCCACGTCGAGGGCCTGCCCTCGGCGATGACCAACGAGCTGCTGCAGTTCGAGGACGGCACCCTCGGTCTCGCGCTGAACCTCGACGTCCACGAGATCGGCGTCGTCATCCTCGGTGACTTCTCCAACATCGAGGAGGGCCAGGAGGTCAAGCGCACCGGCGAGGTCCTCTCCGTCCCGGTCGGCGACGGCTTCCTCGGCCGGGTCGTCGACCCGCTCGGCCAGCCGATCGACGGGCTCGGCGAGATCGCCGCGGAGACCCGCCGCGCGCTCGAGCTGCAGGCCCCCACCGTCGTGCAGCGCAAGTCGGTGCACGAGCCGCTGCAGACCGGCCTCAAGGCCGTCGACGCGATGACCCCGGTCGGCCGGGGGCAGCGGCAGCTGATCATCGGCGACCGCCAGACCGGCAAGACCACGGTCGCGGTGGACACGATCATCAACCAGAAGGAGTACTGGGAGACCGGCGACCCGGAGAAGCAGGTCCGCTGCATCTACGTCGCCATCGGCCAGAAGGGCTCCACGATCGCCTCGGTCAAGGGCACCCTCGAGGAGGCGGGCGCGATGGAGTACACCACCATCGTCGCGGCCCCGGCCTCGGACGCGGCCGGCTTCAAGTACCTCGCCCCCTTCACCGGCTCGGCCATCGGCCAGCACTGGATGTACCAGGGCAAGCACGTGCTCATCGTCTTCGACGACCTGAGCAAGCAGGCCGAGGCCTACCGCGCGATGTCGCTGCTGCTGCGCCGCCCGCCGGGCCGCGAGGCCTACCCGGGCGACGTCTTCTACCTGCACTCGCGGCTGCTGGAGCGCTGCGCCAAGCTCTCCGACGACCTCGGTGCCGGCTCGATGACCGGTCTGCCGATCATCGAGACGAAGGCGGGCGACGTCTCGGCGTACATCCCGACCAACGTCATCTCCATCACCGACGGCCAGATCTACCTGCAGGCCGACCTCTTCAACTCCGACGTCCGGCCGGCCATCGACGTGGGTATCTCGGTCTCCCGCGTCGGCGGTGACGCCCAGATCAAGGCGATGAAGAAGGTCTCCGGCCGGCTCAAGCTCGACCTGGCGCAGTACCGCCAGCTCGAGGCCTTCGCGATGTTCGCCTCCGACCTGGACCCGGCCTCCAAGCAGCAGCTGGCCCGCGGTGCCCGCCTGGTCGAGCTGCTCAAGCAGCGCCAGTCGGACCCGATGCCGGTCGAGGAGCAGGTCGTGGCCATCTGGGCCGGGACCACCGGCCAGCTGGACTCGATCCCGACCGGTGACGTGCAGCGCTTCGAGGCCGAGTTCATCGACCACCTGCGCCGCACCAAGCAGGACCTGCTCGACGGGATCCGGGAGAGCGGCAAGTTCGAGGACTCCACCTCGGAGGCGCTGGAGAGCGAGATCGCCAGCTTCAAGCAGGGCTTCCAGCCCTCCGGCGACGACGAGCTCGTCGCCACCGACGAGTCCGACGACGACGAGGACGGGCAGGACCCGACCCAGGAGCAGATCGTCACGCAGAAGCGCTGA
- a CDS encoding F0F1 ATP synthase subunit gamma, producing the protein MGAQIREYRQRIRSVSATKKITRAMELMAASRVVRAQQAVRAATPYAQALTKAASAVATFSDEDHPLTSEKPDVKRAAVLVIAADRGLAGGYNANVLKEGERLTTRLREEGKEVVPYLVGRRAVSYYSFRKREYAAEWTGFTEKPTFEDAREIGERLVADFLKDTDTEAGVDEVHVVFTRFVSMVTQEPTVVRLLPLEVVESEEDTSDEELYPLYEFEPNAEELLDTLLPRYVSSRIFACLLSASASELAARQRAMKSATDNAEELIKKYTRLANQARQAEITQEISEIVGGATALADSK; encoded by the coding sequence ATGGGAGCGCAGATCCGGGAGTACCGGCAGCGCATCCGCTCCGTCAGCGCGACGAAGAAGATCACCCGGGCCATGGAGCTCATGGCCGCCTCGCGGGTGGTCCGGGCGCAGCAGGCGGTCCGGGCGGCGACGCCCTACGCCCAGGCCCTGACCAAGGCCGCGTCGGCGGTGGCCACCTTCTCCGACGAGGACCACCCGCTGACCAGCGAGAAGCCCGACGTCAAGCGCGCCGCGGTGCTCGTCATCGCCGCGGACCGCGGCCTGGCCGGCGGCTACAACGCCAACGTGCTCAAGGAGGGGGAGCGGCTGACCACCCGCCTGCGCGAGGAGGGCAAGGAGGTCGTGCCCTACCTCGTCGGCCGGCGCGCGGTGAGCTACTACAGCTTCCGCAAGCGCGAGTACGCCGCCGAGTGGACCGGCTTCACCGAGAAGCCGACCTTCGAGGACGCCCGCGAGATCGGGGAGCGGCTGGTCGCCGACTTCCTCAAGGACACCGACACCGAGGCCGGGGTCGACGAGGTGCACGTCGTCTTCACCCGCTTCGTCAGCATGGTCACGCAGGAGCCGACCGTGGTCCGGCTGCTCCCGCTGGAGGTCGTCGAGTCCGAGGAGGACACCTCCGACGAGGAGCTGTACCCGCTCTACGAGTTCGAGCCGAACGCCGAGGAGCTGCTCGACACGCTGCTGCCGCGGTACGTCAGCTCGCGGATCTTCGCCTGCCTGCTCAGCGCCTCCGCCTCCGAGCTCGCCGCCCGCCAGCGGGCGATGAAGTCGGCGACCGACAACGCCGAAGAGCTCATCAAGAAGTACACGCGGCTGGCCAACCAGGCCCGCCAGGCCGAGATCACCCAAGAGATTTCCGAGATCGTCGGTGGGGCCACCGCCCTCGCCGACTCGAAGTGA
- a CDS encoding L-threonylcarbamoyladenylate synthase, with protein sequence MSPVVDATSQASEEARADSIDVALGAVRAGQVVVLPTDTVYGIGCDAFSPEAVAAVLDAKGRGRDMPPPVLVPDQRTVDGLAREVPPWARELIDQLWPGPLTLVLHAQPSLHWDLGETDGTVALRMPDDEVALQLLRVTGPMAVTSANRTGQPAATSVIEAAAQLGSAVEVYLDGGPRVDVQPSTILDCTGDAPVLLREGALPISEIRELLGDVTLRRDGEPSADTDEPTDSEPTADDPDSDDEQWQDQPDTETPGTETPDTETPDGQTPDTETPGSEHPDTEDTAR encoded by the coding sequence ATGAGCCCCGTCGTCGACGCCACCAGCCAGGCCAGCGAGGAGGCGCGCGCCGACAGCATCGACGTCGCCCTCGGCGCGGTCCGCGCCGGCCAGGTCGTCGTCCTGCCCACCGACACCGTCTACGGGATCGGCTGCGACGCCTTCTCCCCGGAGGCCGTCGCCGCGGTCCTGGACGCCAAGGGCCGTGGCCGGGACATGCCCCCGCCGGTCCTCGTGCCGGACCAGCGCACCGTCGACGGGCTGGCCCGCGAGGTGCCGCCGTGGGCCCGTGAGCTCATCGACCAGCTGTGGCCCGGTCCGCTGACCCTCGTGCTGCACGCGCAGCCGTCGCTGCACTGGGACCTCGGCGAGACCGACGGCACGGTCGCGCTGCGGATGCCGGACGACGAGGTGGCCCTGCAGCTGCTCCGGGTGACCGGCCCGATGGCGGTGACCAGCGCCAACCGCACCGGCCAGCCGGCGGCGACCAGCGTCATCGAGGCGGCCGCCCAGCTGGGCTCGGCGGTCGAGGTCTACCTCGACGGCGGCCCGCGCGTCGACGTGCAGCCCTCGACCATCCTCGACTGCACCGGCGACGCGCCGGTGCTGCTGCGCGAGGGAGCCCTGCCGATCAGCGAGATCCGCGAGCTGCTCGGGGACGTCACGCTGCGCCGCGACGGGGAGCCGAGCGCGGACACGGACGAGCCGACCGACAGCGAGCCGACCGCGGACGACCCGGACAGCGACGACGAGCAGTGGCAGGATCAGCCTGACACCGAGACGCCCGGCACCGAGACGCCCGACACCGAGACGCCCGACGGCCAGACGCCCGACACCGAGACACCTGGCAGCGAGCACCCCGACACGGAGGACACCGCACGATGA
- a CDS encoding ATP synthase F0 subunit C, whose amino-acid sequence MEITGSVSLIGYGLAAIGPAIAVGLIFAAYINGVARQPEARNILQPIAILGFALAEALAIFGLVLFFINN is encoded by the coding sequence GTGGAAATCACCGGCTCCGTCTCCCTCATCGGTTACGGCCTGGCCGCCATCGGCCCGGCGATCGCCGTCGGTCTGATCTTCGCCGCCTACATCAACGGTGTCGCCCGTCAGCCCGAGGCCCGCAACATCCTCCAGCCGATCGCCATCCTCGGCTTCGCCCTCGCCGAGGCGCTCGCGATCTTCGGCCTGGTCCTCTTCTTCATCAACAACTGA
- the prmC gene encoding peptide chain release factor N(5)-glutamine methyltransferase yields MTEPLRAWLDRATAQLSGAGVATPRADALLLAGHVLDADRGEVERRALLGHELPAEAAAPLEALLTRRARREPLQHLTGVAPFRRLELAVGPGVFVPRPETEGTAGLAIAAARSAGQAPVVVDLCTGSGAIALAVADEVPGARVHAVELDPDANAWAQRNRERTSLPVDLRLGDATTALTELDGTVDVVVANPPYIPDGMVPREVEVRDHDPHVALFGRSADGLAVPLAVADRAGHLLRQGGRLVMEHADSQGESLPQALRDAGWLEVRDHLDLADRPRTVTATAPAR; encoded by the coding sequence ATGACTGAGCCGCTGCGCGCCTGGCTGGACCGGGCCACGGCCCAGCTGTCCGGGGCGGGGGTGGCCACCCCGCGCGCCGACGCCCTGCTGCTGGCCGGGCACGTCCTCGACGCCGACCGCGGCGAGGTGGAGCGGCGCGCGCTGCTCGGGCACGAGCTGCCCGCCGAGGCCGCCGCGCCGCTGGAGGCCCTGCTCACCCGCCGCGCCCGACGGGAGCCGCTGCAGCACCTCACCGGGGTCGCCCCCTTCCGGCGCCTGGAGCTCGCGGTCGGCCCGGGGGTCTTCGTCCCCCGCCCCGAGACCGAGGGCACCGCCGGGCTGGCGATCGCCGCCGCCCGGTCGGCGGGCCAGGCGCCGGTCGTCGTCGATCTGTGCACCGGCTCCGGCGCCATCGCCCTGGCCGTCGCCGACGAGGTCCCCGGAGCCCGGGTGCACGCCGTCGAGCTCGACCCGGACGCGAACGCCTGGGCGCAGCGCAACCGCGAGCGCACGTCCCTGCCGGTCGACCTGCGCCTGGGCGATGCCACGACGGCCCTGACCGAGCTCGACGGCACCGTCGACGTCGTCGTCGCCAACCCGCCCTACATCCCCGACGGGATGGTCCCGCGCGAGGTCGAGGTGCGCGACCACGACCCTCACGTGGCGCTCTTCGGCCGCAGCGCCGACGGGCTGGCGGTCCCGCTCGCCGTGGCCGACCGCGCCGGGCACCTGCTGCGTCAGGGTGGTCGCCTGGTCATGGAGCACGCCGACTCCCAGGGCGAGAGCCTGCCGCAGGCGCTGCGTGACGCCGGGTGGCTGGAGGTCCGCGACCACCTCGACCTCGCCGACCGCCCGCGCACGGTCACCGCGACCGCACCGGCCCGCTGA
- a CDS encoding F0F1 ATP synthase subunit B, translated as MQITATASSVVSLAPAAEGETMPLIPHIPELIFGFIMFAILLFVVAKYVVPNMEKAYEERHAAIEGGIAQAENAQAEAEAAKKQYEAQLAEARSEAAKIREDARAEGAAIVAEMRTQAQDEANRITESAHKQIEAERQQAAVSLRNDVGRLSTDLAGRIVGHELQDQGNRQQLIDRFLGELESGQVQPEKVSRAGSDS; from the coding sequence GTGCAGATCACGGCAACCGCATCGTCGGTCGTGAGCCTCGCTCCGGCGGCTGAGGGCGAGACCATGCCGCTCATCCCGCACATCCCTGAGCTCATCTTCGGGTTCATCATGTTCGCGATCCTTCTCTTCGTGGTGGCGAAGTACGTCGTCCCCAACATGGAGAAGGCCTACGAGGAGCGGCACGCCGCGATCGAGGGCGGCATCGCCCAGGCGGAGAACGCGCAGGCCGAGGCTGAGGCCGCCAAGAAGCAGTACGAGGCCCAGCTGGCCGAGGCTCGCTCCGAGGCCGCCAAGATCCGTGAGGACGCGCGCGCCGAGGGCGCCGCGATCGTCGCGGAGATGCGCACCCAGGCCCAGGACGAGGCGAACCGGATCACCGAGTCGGCGCACAAGCAGATCGAGGCCGAGCGCCAGCAGGCCGCGGTCTCCCTGCGCAACGACGTCGGCCGGCTCTCCACCGACCTGGCCGGCCGCATCGTCGGTCACGAGCTGCAGGACCAGGGCAACCGGCAGCAGCTCATCGACCGCTTCCTCGGCGAGCTGGAGTCCGGCCAGGTGCAGCCGGAGAAGGTCTCCCGCGCCGGGAGTGACTCCTGA
- a CDS encoding F0F1 ATP synthase subunit delta has product MRGASRFAVAESRPALEQALAGQAQQTGEELFGVTALLDDNATLRRAVVDPSREGSDRSDLVRRLLGGKVSEPTVEVVATLAAQRWSRERDLTDTLERFAVEGVLKGAEDALRIDAVEDELFRFERIVAGTPELRDALANRQAEAGPKAELVSRLLEGKAAAETVRLARQAVLAPRGRRIDRSLETYLAVAAERREQVTAEVTTAGELSEEQRTRLSAALQRLYGKPVLVQQIIDPDVIGGIRVQVGDEVVDGTVLRRLEQAKRHLAG; this is encoded by the coding sequence ATGCGAGGCGCCTCCCGCTTCGCCGTCGCCGAGTCCCGCCCGGCGCTGGAGCAGGCCCTCGCCGGGCAGGCCCAGCAGACCGGTGAGGAGCTCTTCGGGGTGACCGCGCTGCTCGACGACAACGCGACCCTGCGTCGCGCCGTCGTCGACCCCTCCCGCGAGGGGAGCGACCGCTCGGACCTGGTCCGTCGGCTGCTCGGCGGCAAGGTCAGCGAGCCGACCGTCGAGGTCGTCGCCACCCTGGCCGCGCAGCGCTGGTCCCGCGAGCGGGACCTGACCGACACCCTGGAGCGCTTCGCCGTCGAGGGCGTCCTCAAGGGCGCCGAGGACGCGCTGCGGATCGACGCCGTCGAGGACGAGCTCTTCCGCTTCGAGCGGATCGTCGCCGGCACCCCCGAGCTGCGGGACGCGCTGGCCAACCGCCAGGCCGAGGCCGGGCCGAAGGCCGAGCTGGTCTCCCGGCTGCTCGAGGGCAAGGCGGCGGCCGAGACCGTCCGGCTCGCCCGGCAGGCCGTCCTCGCCCCCCGCGGGCGTCGGATCGACCGCAGCCTGGAGACCTACCTCGCCGTGGCCGCCGAGCGGCGCGAGCAGGTCACCGCCGAGGTCACCACCGCCGGCGAGCTCAGCGAGGAGCAGCGCACCCGGCTCAGCGCCGCGCTGCAGCGCCTCTACGGCAAGCCGGTCCTGGTGCAGCAGATCATCGACCCGGACGTCATCGGCGGCATCCGGGTCCAGGTCGGCGACGAGGTCGTCGACGGCACCGTGCTGCGCCGCCTCGAGCAGGCCAAGCGCCACCTCGCCGGCTGA
- the glyA gene encoding serine hydroxymethyltransferase, producing the protein MTDTFYGSDFDALSSFDPEISGILLSELDRIRSGLQLIASENLSSPRVLTALGSTLSNKYAEGYPGRRYYGGCSEVDKAEELAIARCRELFGAEHANVQPHSGASANQAVYGAFLNPGETILAMSLPHGGHLTHGTKVSFSGKWFDAVHYGVDPETEDIDYDEMERLAKEHRPKVILSGGSAIPRLIDFERIRAICDEVGAIMWVDAAHFIGLVAGQAIPSPVPHADVVSFTTHKVLRGPRSGALVCKEEHAKAIDKAVFPMMQGGPQMHTVAAKAVNFKECATPEYQRYAAEVVENAKVLAQGLAERGIRPTTGGTDTHLALLDLQGVGVTGVDAEARCDAAGIVLNKNAIPNDPQKPSVASGIRVGTPCLTTQGMGTEQMTTVAELIHTAVTKGDADPEHEVSRQVRGTVTELVEAFPAYPR; encoded by the coding sequence ATGACCGACACCTTCTACGGCTCCGACTTCGACGCGCTGAGCTCCTTCGACCCGGAGATCTCCGGGATCCTGCTCTCCGAGCTGGACCGGATCCGCTCCGGCCTGCAGCTCATCGCCAGCGAGAACCTCTCCTCGCCGCGGGTGCTCACCGCGCTGGGCTCCACGCTGTCCAACAAGTACGCCGAGGGCTACCCCGGCCGGCGCTACTACGGCGGCTGCAGCGAGGTGGACAAGGCCGAGGAGCTGGCCATCGCCCGCTGCCGCGAGCTCTTCGGGGCCGAGCACGCCAACGTCCAGCCGCACTCCGGGGCCAGCGCGAACCAGGCGGTGTACGGCGCCTTCCTCAACCCGGGCGAGACGATCCTGGCGATGTCCCTGCCGCACGGCGGGCACCTTACCCACGGGACCAAGGTCTCCTTCTCCGGCAAGTGGTTCGACGCGGTGCACTACGGCGTCGACCCGGAGACCGAGGACATCGACTACGACGAGATGGAGCGCCTGGCCAAGGAGCACCGGCCCAAGGTCATCCTCTCCGGCGGCTCGGCCATCCCGCGGCTCATCGACTTCGAGCGGATCCGGGCGATCTGCGACGAGGTCGGCGCCATCATGTGGGTGGATGCCGCCCACTTCATCGGTCTGGTCGCCGGCCAGGCGATCCCCAGCCCGGTGCCGCACGCCGACGTCGTCTCCTTCACCACGCACAAGGTGCTGCGCGGCCCCCGCTCCGGCGCCCTGGTCTGCAAGGAGGAGCACGCCAAGGCCATCGACAAGGCGGTCTTCCCGATGATGCAGGGCGGCCCGCAGATGCACACCGTCGCGGCGAAGGCGGTGAACTTCAAGGAGTGCGCGACGCCGGAGTACCAGCGCTACGCCGCCGAGGTCGTCGAGAACGCGAAGGTGCTGGCCCAGGGGCTGGCCGAGCGGGGCATCCGCCCGACCACCGGCGGCACCGACACCCACCTGGCCCTGCTCGACCTCCAGGGGGTCGGGGTGACCGGCGTCGACGCCGAGGCCCGCTGCGACGCGGCCGGCATCGTGCTCAACAAGAACGCCATCCCCAACGACCCGCAGAAGCCGTCGGTGGCCTCCGGGATCCGGGTCGGCACCCCGTGCCTCACCACCCAGGGGATGGGCACCGAGCAGATGACCACCGTCGCCGAGCTGATCCACACCGCCGTGACGAAGGGGGACGCCGACCCCGAGCACGAGGTCTCCCGGCAGGTGCGGGGCACGGTCACCGAGCTGGTCGAGGCCTTCCCGGCCTACCCCCGCTGA